The genomic stretch CCCAGGACTGTGCCTTCAGGACACGTGTCGAGGTTGGGTCCATAGTTTTCACAAATCTGTCCAGGGTGTCGAGGATTAGGGTTTGAGAAGCAGGCAAGTGAGAAACCAGCCAAGAGGAAGTGACAAGTGGCAGGTGGGCTGCACTTaacaactaaaacaaaacatatctCAAGATCTACTAAGGACCTTCTAGCTATTAAACACCAGGCCAGGAAGCTCTGAGAAGAACTCAGAGAAGAGCGAGTGGCCCCCGGCGACCTACCTTGAGAGAGTTGTGGAAGACGGAGTCACGCTGCAGCAGCCATGCCGAGCGCTTCAGACAGCACGCCGTCGACGGGAAGTTCAGCCGGTCGGGGGAGTGGCCAATCACCCCCAGCGATAGAGATGAGGTCCACGACACGTTCAGACGGTCGATCTGGAACTGGGAAGCCCACCAGCCGCACCAGTAAACACATCACAGGCATAGAAATACTGAAGTCCACCACAGAGGTCAGCACGTTTGGAGAAAGCTGGTCACTGATGTTGGACCTTGGTATCCTCTAAATTTCTGCTCCCAATCAAGATTTTGAATAAAGTACATTAATAATGTTCTATTTTATGTGTTCCTTAAGGTCTAGcatataaatgaattaaattccACAATGAAATTACCCTGCAGTATAAGAAAGGTTTATTTTCACACCTGTGCCACTTCCCGTTGTATTACCGTATGTGttacactcacacagacacacaaagaagCACGTGGgtgcacaggcacacacacgccgGCCACGCCACCCTCACCTGGAACAGCTGTTGCCGGGGGAGAGGCTGTGCTGAGACCAGGAGCCCCTGGTTGTAACTGGAGACCCGCGTGGCTGTCAGGTTCTGATTGGATAGCTGAATGTTCTTCCCGTGGTTCTCCAGGAAGTGCATGACGGTGGGTGCCAGGGGGACCTCGTTTTCACACTGTGGGTGGGTAGGTTTGGGGAGCAGAGATACGAATGCTCGTCAAGCCTTCTGACCAGATTTATCAGCATGCACACACAGCGACCAGggtctacagcagtgtttcccaacccagtcctcggggaacctcGGACAGTCCACTTTTTTGCTTTCTCTCAGCCCCCAGTGCACCTGTACCACATATTCGGTATTCCTGATtggttgggagctgggagggatcaaaaacgtggactgtccagggttccccCGAGGATTGGGttcagaaacactggtctacagGAAACTATCAAAAGGAGAGTGGGGAGGGTTGTAGGTTTGTGACTAACCCTGGCCTCATGTTTATGGTTCATGTCTCCCATATTCTATTGGCAGGTGActatatgtttgtttgtgtgtgtgcatagatcacatttgaagactaaattgtccccaaagtatagtaaaacctgaaatttccctactttttggggacatcttttgaggtccccatttggataacttcagtattataaaaatctgtgaatgcaatcaaaaaagtaaaaatgccaaacgtcttgtatttgggttggttaaggttagggatgggtagaggttaagggtgtcatgattgggattatggttttccccatagaaaagaatggacggtccccatttagatagcaAGACCAacttgtatgtatatatgtgtgtgtgtgtggaagtgagagagagagagagagagagagtgtttTCTGATGCTCATTCCATCATGGTCCTTACATTACATGCTTTCTAGGAGGTTTGGATCTTAGCAAACCCAAATAGATAAGAGGGGTCCGGAATGTTCCAATGCTCCTAACACTAATAATTGAAATCAAGGTCAGCTTTGATGATCATTATTAAAATCTCAATCGGTGTCATGGTAACGAGTTTAATGCCCCTCCCTCACCGGAGAGCTGTCGTCCTCGCCCTCGCTACAGCTGTCCGAGGACAGTGAGGGGACCTTGGTGCACTCCATGTCCTCTAGCACGGTGGAGCTGACGATGGAGATTGCGGTAACCCGCCCGTACAGGTCCAGCACAGCGAACACGTTCTGCGGGAGGAGGAGGTGGGCAATGCGTTAGGGGTCATGCATGTTTGGGCACACGTTTGATGCAGCTAGGCGGAGATGCGGGGCACCGGCCTGTTACCTTGGCTACGGCGGTAGCTGCAGGGCCCATGTCCTCTCCATCGATGAGGATGTGCATGGTGTCGTCAGAGCAACGCTTCACCCCTACACGGTTCCCCACCTGAGACGCACCAACACGTTATTTTCTCTGTGGTCCCTGTTAATATGCCTCTGCAGTAGGGCCACACATACACGCACCCACACACAGTGGGGTAACACCAGCCTTAGCCCACGCTTTAGCTGACCCTCTCAGCGCTAGCCGCAGAAATCGGCTTAGATAAATCAGCAGCATGTTAGAAGGCATTAGTGGCAGGCTAACAGACAGATGTTAGAAGGTGCTAGCGGCGGGCTATCAAACAGGTGTTAGAAGGTGGTGGCGGTGGGCTATCAAACAGGTGTTAGAAGGTGCTAGCTGAAAGCTAACAATCTGGCTAACAAACGGGTGTGTTAGAAGGCGTTAGCGGCAGACTAACAAACAGGGGTGTTAGTAGTAGTTAGTGGCGGGCTAACAGGTGTGCTAGAAGGTGTTAGCAGTggataaaaatgtgttttggaaGGCGCTAGCAGCACGTTAAACAGGTGTGTTACAGGACACTAATTAGTGGCTGGCTAACAGGTGTCTGGACTCCAGGTTATAAAAGCTTCTTACTCAGGAGTTTATCTGGATTCAACCCATCTACTCCTCCACACCCCCAGCCAAGCCTTCCCATCATCCTCACCGTGAGCCGGTCCAGAGAGCAGCCAtagttctgccgctgaagcaCCCCGTTGCGACGCACCTCGGACCCGGCCAGCAGCCATGTGACCCTGGCCCGCAGCTGGGGCAGCGAGACGGCCAGGCCGCTCAGGGGGCAGGAGGGGAGGTCCTGGGGCTGCAGAGTGGTGAGGCCAATGTGCAGGGAGCCAGACCACTGCTCATCCACCTCGTCTATCTTCACCTGAGGGGGGGCAGCATTCGCATCCGTATGACTGATGTCTATGCAAAGTTGTCACTCTGGGATGCAAGGCGCTCGATCTCACAGAGGCGTTACCTCAAAGAGCTCGTCGGTCTTGAGCTCTTTGGCACTGAAGACTATTCCGTGTGCATAACCCCCCATTCTCACTGCCTGGCAGCCCTCCCCAAGCAGCACAATATTCTTCCCATGCTTACTGTGCAGGCGGTGAGCCACCCCAGCCActagagggagacagagaggagggGAGTGTTAGACAGCAACACATAAGAGGACACTCACCCCGGCCACAGTGACCTAAGGACAAGGTGACCCGCAATTGAAAACAAACTGTGGAATATCCCACAAAATGTTAATGAACACACTGCAGTATCACTATCTAAAGCGAGGTACACATGAAGAAAGCATGGGCTCAAAGAGAAGGGTCAACACCCCCTGGAGCAGTTAAGGGCCTTAGTCAGCAGTGACATAATTATTGTGCTGGCCActggattcaaacccacaaccttccgggCAAAAGCACAGACCCCCCAAACCACTGTACTGCATACCGCACCAGTACAGACATCCAGCACTGCACTACATTTCAAACTCATTTTTCCCTCCAAGAACAAACTTTTCACAGAATTTGTACCGAGAGTTTGTTCCACAGTGGCTGAGTATTCTGCACAGCAACGTGAGCGAGTGCAGAGTCAGGCATGAAGGGAAGGGGACAAACATCCTGTACGTGTCGGGCAGAGGCTGACACACTCACGCAGTACCTGGGGACTGGATCGGAAAGCTTTTCTCCGTAATGTTACTGGTGCACAGGCTGTTATCCAGCGGTCCAGAAGAGCTGGTGATGGACACCTGGACACACTGGCCGTAAAGATCGATCACGGCGTAAACCTCTGCAacacaggagggggggggggggttactggaCTTTCCACTCTGGGTGGGGCTCGTCTGTCTGCAAGTCGAGTGCATTTTTGTATCCTTGAGCATTCTTGCATTAGCTTAGCAGAGAATTTCATCCCAAACTTTTATATGTTTACTAAAGCAACTCATCTCCCCCAAATGCAAAACTGTGCACCACAGACGCTCATTATTCCCATGCCAGGTGACTCTACAATGCTGCCTCCTCTAAATGCACTTGCATTATGAACATTTGCAAATTTACGTGACATCTTGCACTATATTTACCACAGCAGGATGCCATTTGCACAGAACTTACCTTTAAATGTAGTTTTTCTGCATATTTAATATCTACTTTTACTTATGTTATTCTTTCTTCTATTTCTTTCTTCCTAAATTATCCTTTGTTTTATTGATCCCTGCTGAGATTCAGGGCAAAAAAAACTTCCCCTCACTGGGATCAGTAAAGCTCTGGCTTATCTTGGCTTAATTCAACACAGTGCCACTGACTTAAGCCAAAAACCTACTGTATCCTTATCCATGGTGCTATAGCGCCAGGTGTTCAAACAGTGTCTACACATGAGCACAAATGACCTCCTTGCCCCTCAGATGGCTGAGCAAAGGGCTCTCATTGGCCGGTACCTGGGGGGAGCCCAGTGCAGGCCATGCCCTGGTCCACCCCGTTGATATAGTAGTGCAGGTCGCCTGTGGCAGTGCGCATCATGCCGATACGGGAGCCCGTGCCCAGAGAGTCCAGGTCGCAGCCGTAGTTATTCCGCATGGTGTTCCCATCCTGCATGATGGCTGTGCCGCTGGGGGAGGAGGCGGGGAAAGACCAGCTGACAAATCAGGAAGGGCCACTGGGAACCAGGAGGAAGTGCCAGGCAGGTGGCCGGTCTCTACCTGAGCATCCAAGTGTCGTAGTCTATGTCTGTCATGGTGTTGGGGaactccagctcctctgggcgGATTGCAGTCACACCTGAGAGACGAGATCCCAAGACCGTGACCGTCTGACCATAAACACAGCTGTCTGTCAGACCCCATGACCGTGACCGTCTGACCATAAACACAGCTGTCTGTCAGACCCCATGAACGTGACCGTCTGACCATAAACATAGCTGTCTGTCAGACCCCATGACCGTGACCGTCTGACCATAAACACAGCTGTCTGTAAGACCCCATGACCGTGACCGTCTGACCATAAACACAGCTGTCTGTCAGACCCCATGACCGTGACCGTCTGACCATAAACATAGCTGTCTGTCAGACCCCATGACCGTGACTGTCTGACCATAAACATAGCTGTCTGTAAGACCCCATGACCGTCTGACCATAAACACAGCTGTCTGTCAGACCCCATGACCGTGACCGTCTGACGATAAACACAGCTGTTTAAGATGCCATGACCGTGACCGTCTGGCCACAAACATTGTGGACAACAATGAATGCATTCAAAACGCATCACAATGTTGCTAGGGCTGGGGATGGGGGTCTCTCTGGGTGGGGTTAAATTAGGGTCTGGCCTGGTTGAGGGCAGCACAGAGTCTGCACTGGGACTCACCCGCTTCGATGGAGCCTGACCAACGATCCACCATCTTCTGAATAATGATCTCAAACAACTCGCCATCGCGAAGGCACCTGAAAAGCagcggacacacagacacagacagacacaggctcCTGTCAGACCCActcaagcttcactctcagagCTGAGCTGCGATTTTCTGCGCCACACTGTGCTAatctctgccccctccccacccctccccccacctgttGGAGATGACGATGGCGTCGTTGAACTCGCTGCGGCAGTTCTGCCGTAGGGCGGTGCGGCCCCCGTTAGTGATGACGGCGTTGGTGCCGTGGAGCTGGTGGAAGCGCAGGTCGTTGACGCCGTTGGCTCCGCCCAACGAACATGGGCTGCCGGGGGACATGGCCGTGGGCCCCTCTGAGCTGTcatcggggagggggggcaggtccgctggggggaggagggtcCAGGTGATGAAGAAGCAGGATACCAATGTCAGAAAATATCCAGAACTATCACCCTACACGTCACTGCGCTGACTCAGCATGCCCTTCATGTGACAACTCTGTCCGTCAGTTTCTGCACCTTATTAAATTAACAATGCAGTGGATTATAGCACATTGCTCTATTCAATAAATGTTTGAAATGACATTAAAATTTCTGAAAGTTGACTCAGCAGGACTCCTAATCTCACACACAGAATAAGTGGAGGAGAAAATGTGAAAAGCTAATTTACACCAATTTCCACTTAATAcgctgaaataataataaaagaccTTATTTAATAAAACCTTATTTCACCAAATGCTGTAATGAAATATGGGCCTGATGACTATTAAATCAGAATCACTCCTTTTTAATAACTGGTGTTAGACACTTGAAGCCCAGGGCAGGGTAGGAATTGGTTGAAGTCATctataatgtttatttatttattcatttattaaaagcacatttaaaaaaaattctctctctttaaatctatttttattttttaattctatttattgctctgtgtatttttttcacTATATGTTTAAACTTAAGTTTACGCATGACCCCCTCTGCGCCACAACACATCATTGTATTTTTTTGCGCATGACAAATAAAAAGATGCgatgtaattgaaagattgcaggttcgaatccccgacccgcaaggcaccactgaggtaccctgagcaaggtaccgtccccaagcactgctatgtcacgatgtcacatatgggttaaatgcagaggacacatttcgttgttgtgtgccGTGATGTGTCGACAATAGGGATGCAAATTATCGAGTAATTCATTAATCAATAGTTGTTTCATCTTATCGATCGATGATCGATTAATTGCTAAGCGGCAATTTTTCTATTTACTTCAAAATACTTCCACATATTGTGCAGTTGGCGTCGTTGTCGTCATTGACCAACTTGAAGTGGCTCCATACTGCACTCCGTTTTGCCCTCTTCATCCTCTGTGTACCGTTTCTCTTTTATCtgttgttttatctgttgtttgcTTGTGTTCCCGCGTGTGCATCAAGTACTTCTGGCGTCAAGTGCGCCCCACGAGGACTGGCAAGGAATTATGGGTTCGAaatacaattaattgcaattaattaattttaatcgaGAAATTTCTTATCGACAATTAATTGATAATCGACTAATTGCTTACATCCCTAGtcgacaatgaccactgattaCCAAATTCTAACCAACCACCCGTAATATGAGCTGAAGGCACTGATTTAGCTAAaagctaaaccaccatgtcgcAGTGGGCGTCTAGCGATCTTTCACACCCCCCCGATGATTGATTACCACTCCTGTGCTCATGCTCCATGATAAACGGAGCCCAGTTGGCCCAGACAGGACTAATCGCCTCAGAGCTGCAAAAGGGGTCAGCTGGCTGGGAAACTGTGTAGTAATGAGGTGGGGGCCGCACTTCCTGAGCAGGTATTTTACTCTGCTGTCACGAGACATAAACCCATCAGAGGAGCTACGGCAGCCAACAGCATCATCATGAGAAAATGCAGCGGTTGCCGTCTTTTTGGCTGCAGGCTCAGTTTAATTCCTCCTGCATGCTTCACCAAAAGCCTGAAGGCTGGAACAGCTTTGAGGATCCTGTTTTTGTCGAGTAATATCACCAATCACAATAGTAAAAGTTCTCCCTTAAAGAGCATTTCAGGTAACTGATGAAGGTTAAATCTCGTCCTTCACAAGTCAATCCTTCATAAAAGACAGATCTTCGATGTGTGATGTGACGTTAGCTGGTACCATAGCACTGGGATTAATACTGTCGTCACTGCTAAATGAAGTTCTGGGGAAGCTAGTTACTACAATGGGACCCTGAACATTGTTTGTGATGGAAGCTTCTGCCCAAATTGCCTCACGTCTCACCCATGTCGTCCATGATGGTGGCCTGGGCCGCCTGGCCGTACAGGTCCACCACAGCGTAGACGCTGGGCGGAACGTTCCAGGCTGCAGGTCCCTGCGCCACTCCGTTTACGAAGAAGTGCAAGCTGCCGTCCTCCTTGCGGACCACGCCCACTGTGTCTCCAGCCTGAAGGGGGTGACAGAGAGTCTGAGGGCTGGCATAAAAAAATCAGGATCAGCAGGACAGTGGCTAAGGAGGTTCAGGAGAAATGGGTGAGGGGCCAACAGACAGGAGAAGTGGGAGGGGCCACACAGGCGTCCTCACAGACGGGGGGGAGGGACTCGCACCTTCAGCCGGTCCAGGTTGTGGCCATACTCGTCCAGGATCGTCGTTCCGTTGTGCATGACGCCATTCCCCGTCATCATCCAGGTGcctgagaagggggggggggcgtgaatACCGAAGTGTGTTACACCTGgggaggtgtgtggctcagtgggctaagatCGGAAAGGCACCGGTTACATGGCATGACcttgtgctcagaccccaagcttcgttcttaactgtgtgtgtgtgtgtttcaaagGAGAGAAGATGAGATGTGAGAAAAGCAGCATCCCAAAGCATTTGGGAAATAAAGGATCATTTAATTTCTCTTGGAGGGGCTATATagtacagtgtttcccaacccagttccctgggacccccagacagtccacatttttgcaccctcctagctcccagccaatcaagagcACAGAATACATGGTTCAGATCTGGGGTGAGCtatgagggagcaaaaatgtggactgtctaggcTCCCCGAGCTGGGAAACAATTCTTTGGAGGGTGTTAGAGGAAGACAAGCAGATAGACCTTCTCATTAAACCTCTATCTGCCTGCCTTGTAAACTTCAGGTTTAATAGTCCAATCTGAATAACATATGATGGTAAGAAGAAATTAATAAGGATCTTCACAGAGGCATATGCGTTCACCGTGCTTCATCCCAGTTACCTGAGCGCAGGTTGGTCATGGTGGAGGGCAGCTGCAGGTAGGCGGGGTTGTGCGTGGTGACGCCGATCTCGATGGAGCCGGCCCACTTGTCCACCATCTTGTCGATACGCACCTGAAACACCTCGTGGGAGCGCAGCGGCCGGTTGCTCAGCACCACGCCATGGTTGAAGTCGTCTGTCGCACTGGCGGAGGACCGAGGACACGAAGGGACAGAGTTATATCTCTATAAACATGTCGTCAGACTAGTAATAAGTTACGACTATGTACAAAACGGTGATATTATTACTACAGGCCTGCGATGTCCCAAGCCGACACCAAAGATCGGAATCGAGGCCGATTCAGGCATTTTTCAATTGATCGGTATTGGCTACCACAGCCCGACCCAAAGCCGGATCGATTTCATTTCTTGCATCCGCCTGATTTATGGTAGGTCAGCAGACTGTAAGCTTCCGTCTCATGCTACAATACGCCTGAGGCACATAGCTTGAAACTACAAACTGGCGAGATGTCAGCCGTGTGTAAATTCTTTAAATTGGAAACTCAAAGTAGCCAAACCTGCAATATTTGCCACACCATCCGTAACAGAGGAGGTAGCACTGGAGTGCTGCTTAATACAGATGAATCTAATCATGCACTTGTAGAAACATCATGAGGAAGAATACTGTAAAATCGAAAGCAGAATCTACCTACACCtcttgtatgtgtatatatacttaaacatttatttaaaagatcAAGACCGGGATCAGCACTTAAAATTTTGAACGGATCAGATGGTACCATGAAAGTGGATCGGAATGGCCCTGCTACAGGTAACCTCACTAGCTAATTTCTCAAAATGAGACCATCTGCTCACGGGATGATGCTGTGAAAAGTATTTTTGGTTTaccatatttacattttcagaTCAAGTCTTTGCCTTTAAGTACCAGTTATTCTTAGTCACAGAATGCAGAGATCAGAGAGGCCTTTCACTCACTGGGGGCGAAGCGCAGTCCTGCCATCACTAATGATGGCCGCCTTCTGCCCACAGTTGGTGTGGAAGAGGAGGCGATCAGGCACATCGGGCTCGGGCGTCAGGGAGAGGGCTGGGCGCGGGCGGCCCACGTCGGGGGACAGCGCCCTCATGATGGCGTTGTTCCGTCGCAGGCGGTCGCTGTGGTTATGATTGTGGACGATGGTGACCTTCACCGCCATGCCGTAGAGGTCTACTACCCCGTAGACCACCGTTGGCGTCTGGGCAGCTGCCACGCCTGCGGGAACACAGATGCAATCATTGACCGGGGGGGTCACCAAGGAAAAcatcataatgcattgtaatgcattcataaagtattataaacatggctataaatatttataaaaaggcataagaGATTATGGCCATGTTTctcatgcattatgaatgctctatggaGATCGCATCTATAATACACTacaaataccttcataatgcataacaaTGGTCGGTATAACAATTAGGATGCTTTGcgctgcattatgaaggtatttatagtgcataaTGCATTTTGAATAGGCATGCAACGATGAATCGCGAATCGGTTAAAAATCTATGTAAATGTATGGTGATTTCAAgcggctgatgtggaaaatgaatcgctacCTTAGGAGTACCTCACACtactttaacagaaaaactggtgtaatactACATTTGATTTCATGACGTCAATTCgacgtcagatgtcactgcgtgTTCACGTCGATGTCGTACgtcagtttttggttttgaccaaACGCAAGATGCCGAGCGAATTTGAAATTCAGGACACACCGCTGGActgcacggtggtgcagtgtttAGCGCTGCTGCGTCACAGTAACAgggttcggtcccgggtcctttctgcgTGGAGTTTGctcgctctccccgtgttcatcgggggctccggtttcctcccacggtccaaaagcatgcaggataggttgattggtgagtctaaattggccctgcagtgtgttggcgactgccgggggttggttcctgcctgtgcccattgttcccgggatagaCTCCGGTtccccccgcgaccccagttgggattaagcggtttcaaaaaatggatggatgggtgcatCTTAAATCagcggtgtggcagcattttagctttccggcAATCACAAACAAAAATGGCGAGgaaagcacagacaagacaaaaactgcgtgcaaacattgtaaaagactgataacatacacaaatagcacaaggaacatgcttcagcatgtccaccggAACCACAGTGAGTTCAATTCACCACCGCCAGAGCGgagattattaaaagggcaaaccagctaaaaagctgcacatgcaagccttagattatttatttgaagatttttaatttgttttttttaaacttattttgatttgggattttttaaaacagtattttattcaatttcagatgcactgttaagaagaggacatgttttgcacagtttagaaagataaataaaggaatattttttttaaaaaaatttctgcagctcattctgttaaaaaatcgTGAGAAAATCGTATCGTGAACTCAGAATAGTGAATCGTATCGAATCGTGAATTGagtgtatcgttacatccctaaTTTTGAAGACATGTACAATGACAGTataatgactgctttaagtaaagtgttaccagcaTCTTTTCTGATCTTGGGTATAAGGGGAAGGAGGCACCTTACATTTTGTCCTGACCGGACGCAGCGATCTCACCTTGGTCGATCCCGTTGATGTAGAAATGAAGAGCCCCATTCGCTTTCCGCGTCAAGCCAATGTGATCGCCCTCCTAAAACGGGAGTCAGATGTACAGAGAGCGACACAGGACAAAAAGAACAGGGTATGACATAGAGACGGGCACACAATGTTAATGCATTAAAAAAGATCATCCGTAAAGCTTTAAATcagaggtggccaatcttatccgcaaagg from Paramormyrops kingsleyae isolate MSU_618 chromosome 10, PKINGS_0.4, whole genome shotgun sequence encodes the following:
- the neurl4 gene encoding neuralized-like protein 4, which produces MAAELHPRSGKLIGLSNSNRTAQRNQPVQEFNHGLVLSREPLRDRDVFTVRIDKKVNSWSGSIEIGVTALDPAGLDFPSSATGLKGGSWIVSGCSVLMDGRSVLEEYGRDLDQLGEGDRVGIQRNSQGELHLWVNGQDCGAAATGLPPRLWAVVDLYGKCTQVTVVSCEPPPLSAEQEVELCRNHEDQGVGTVVTMNGTVEEVPELPLGQSRPDKFPNTLEPDMGLTEQQLFDVFNNAIVSLYRSEDEGDVGGTVSELSTTTRGAGVGGGGVSSSSGVLAGSSDSGGGNGGVGGSSGSSPAGGGGGAGGGGGATLALAPTPGGVTTNDALLFHEKCGTLIKLSNNNKTAERRRPLDEFNNGVVMTNRPLRHNEMFEIRIDKLVDKWSGSIEIGVTTHNPNNLDYPATMTNLRSGTIMMSGCGILTNGKGTRREYCEFSLDELQEGDHIGLTRKANGALHFYINGIDQGVAAAQTPTVVYGVVDLYGMAVKVTIVHNHNHSDRLRRNNAIMRALSPDVGRPRPALSLTPEPDVPDRLLFHTNCGQKAAIISDGRTALRPHATDDFNHGVVLSNRPLRSHEVFQVRIDKMVDKWAGSIEIGVTTHNPAYLQLPSTMTNLRSGTWMMTGNGVMHNGTTILDEYGHNLDRLKAGDTVGVVRKEDGSLHFFVNGVAQGPAAWNVPPSVYAVVDLYGQAAQATIMDDMADLPPLPDDSSEGPTAMSPGSPCSLGGANGVNDLRFHQLHGTNAVITNGGRTALRQNCRSEFNDAIVISNRCLRDGELFEIIIQKMVDRWSGSIEAGVTAIRPEELEFPNTMTDIDYDTWMLSGTAIMQDGNTMRNNYGCDLDSLGTGSRIGMMRTATGDLHYYINGVDQGMACTGLPPEVYAVIDLYGQCVQVSITSSSGPLDNSLCTSNITEKSFPIQSPVAGVAHRLHSKHGKNIVLLGEGCQAVRMGGYAHGIVFSAKELKTDELFEVKIDEVDEQWSGSLHIGLTTLQPQDLPSCPLSGLAVSLPQLRARVTWLLAGSEVRRNGVLQRQNYGCSLDRLTVGNRVGVKRCSDDTMHILIDGEDMGPAATAVAKNVFAVLDLYGRVTAISIVSSTVLEDMECTKVPSLSSDSCSEGEDDSSPCENEVPLAPTVMHFLENHGKNIQLSNQNLTATRVSSYNQGLLVSAQPLPRQQLFQFQIDRLNVSWTSSLSLGVIGHSPDRLNFPSTACCLKRSAWLLQRDSVFHNSLKICENYGPNLDTCPEGTVLGLLVDAAGCLHLYVNGMDQGVAAQDIPTPCYPLIDLYGQCEQVTIVTNDVPAVGRERGESCCQGDMEKADMVDGIKESVCWTPPPEVNTNKTCEYQALCSRFKDLLTLPDGYFSEDAKYNLCYCESCHKLRGDEAYYKRGEPPRDYALPFGWCRFALRIKPHCEVSNALKKWHIAYHGTSVGALRRTLDHSQLQSGTSSIFSVAQTKAEGQSGYSEPEENSAPEREVPRVQLSPTMRYSGLETFAPKVQFRDPRSQRYHQVQVAFQVCVRPGSYKVGPQTAGLSEPLDPRFSNSEIEWITKETGGTLLYSLLIRVE